In one window of Carassius auratus strain Wakin chromosome 28, ASM336829v1, whole genome shotgun sequence DNA:
- the LOC113047497 gene encoding ras-related protein Rap-1b-like: MRTHESQMRLQRLTVWHFTRSESLNPLLEAADLGFGIGIMSLEVKEKTEVRLVFMGAAGVGKTALIKRFLQDSFDPKHRRTVEELHSKEYEVAGVKVTINIMDTSGSYSFPAMRKLSIQNGDAFALVYSVDDPESLEAVKRLREEILEVKEDKFTPIVVVGNKTDRLQERRVSADDVLVKVELDWNNCFLEASAKENENVMEVFKELLQQANLPSHLSPALRRRRETFPKDMSLRPPMNKTNSCSVS; the protein is encoded by the coding sequence ATGAGGACACACGAATCACAGATGCGGCTGCAACGTCTTACTGTTTGGCATTTCACACGCTCTGAGAGTTTGAATCCTTTACTGGAAGCTGCAGATCTTGGCTTTGGGATCGGGATCATGTCTCTGGAAGTGAAGGAAAAGACAGAAGTGCGCTTGGTGTTCATGGGAGCCGCAGGTGTGGGGAAAACAGCACTGATTAAACGCTTCCTACAAGACAGCTTCGACCCCAAACATCGGCGCACGGTGGAGGAGCTCCACAGCAAGGAGTATGAGGTGGCTGGAGTCAAAGTGACCATTAACATCATGGACACGAGCGGCAGCTACTCCTTCCCAGCCATGCGGAAGCTCTCCATCCAGAATGGAGATGCATTTGCCCTGGTCTACTCCGTGGACGACCCTGAATCCCTAGAAGCCGTCAAGAGACTGCGTGAGGAAATCCTGGAGGTCAAGGAGGACAAGTTCACACCCATCGTGGTGGTGGGCAACAAAACAGACCGCCTGCAAGAACGAAGGGTATCGGCGGATGATGTCCTGGTGAAGGTGGAACTGGACTGGAACAACTGTTTTCTGGAGGCCTCGGCGAAAGAAAACGAAAACGTGATGGAGGTGTTCAAGGAGCTGCTCCAGCAAGCAAACCTCCCCAGCCATCTCAGCCCGGCTTTACGCCGTCGCAGAGAGACCTTTCCCAAGGACATGAGTCTACGACCACCCATGAACAAGACCAACAGCTGTTCTGTCTCCTAA